The sequence below is a genomic window from Lytechinus variegatus isolate NC3 chromosome 3, Lvar_3.0, whole genome shotgun sequence.
ATGACAAACTTCGAATTATAACAAGATGCATTCATTGATGTCCTATCGCATCCTTAATCACGCAAATTTGTTCGACAGTTTTAGTGTAAATTAATTCAGCTAGTGCTAGTTACGGTACAGAGGAACTAGCCCATTTCCATGTTGACTCATCCTATATGTAGGGGATAAGTAATGCaggttatatttatttttttcgcAGGTGATGATGTCTTGCCAGGGATGTATGGAATGTATGACCAGCTCGAAGCTCTCAAATGGGTCAATAAACATATCACAGGTACGTGATACAAGATCAATATTGGAAGACCTTTCATCGAGTTTGTTATCCCATCCACCAAGAACGGCGATCGTAGCGTTATAGGGGTGATTTTATACATCTGTTTGCATGATTGGTCATGGCAGGATTGTATTTTCTAAGAATGAATGTCTTTTAAACaatgagagaaagaaatatCAACCAGAACGAATTATGGCATCACATAAATATGGAATTTATCACAGGGGTCAGTTTCTTGGTCCTCATGTTCAGGGCATCCGGTTTATCACCATAACTATATAAACTGGGTTTTGtactttcttgtggtaaatacaTGATATCAAATGTAGCCATTAATGTCATGCATGCAGGGCCAGCCTAAATGTCTTcactttgatgaatttttgaaattttacttCCTTTCTGAAGCATTTGGTGGCGATCCGGATCAAGTGACAATCTTTGGGCAGAGTGCCGGAGCCGGCAGCGTTGGTTTACACCTTCTTGCTCAGGAAAGCGAACAATACTTCAAGAGAGCAATTTTAGTTGTAAGTATATGTTTATCACAAACCCCATATTTGTTATAATTACTATACttagtatatattttcaatggCCTAGCAGGTGTTTTTTGTGCGACTGGGTTAAGAAAGTTGAGCTGTATTTACCTTTTCATGCAGGGGAAATACATGATTTctgtaaaattaataaaacaaatgatacagCTCGATAAAACGATCAAAGTGTAGCCTCGAAACTGATCTACGATTGGGTTCATTTCGGTAAAGTACTTACAATTAGGGATGGATGCtgatatcattgataaaaatatacaaatttttcattattttgaaagtttGTACATATTCCTATTTTTGCTGTTTGCCCTCAAAGAGCGGTACAGCTACAAGTCCATGGGCTGTCGAGACAGATGCAAGTAAAGCCAGGGATGATGCTTTTGGTGTCGGTGAAGCAGCCAGCTGTCCTGATCTTAGTACAAGCGAAGCTTTAGCTCAATGCCTGAGGGATCTACCAGAGAAGACACTCACATTTGCAATTGATAGAGTAAGTTATATGATCCACGTTTGTCATACGATAACACTCGAAGACCAGAAGTTTTTGTTTATTCCGCAGTGGTGCCGAGGTCTAATACACATACGAAATTGTACTATCATGCAACTCATCAAAGGTAAGCCATAGGCAAGGATGAACACGGGTGGCCCTCGGATGACTTTGGGCTATGGAAGGGCATTTAGCATGTCCAATGTGACTCCTGGTGAAACCCACAGATGTAAATTATTAGGTACAAGTTCATATTATTGCGTTATCAAATTTCCAATGTATTTCTTGTATGATAACACACCCAACGAGATGCGAATAATGGTGCTTTTTAGTTTACCACACTTTACACAAAGAATATAAAATAGTGATTTAATGAGCGGCTTTTCAATTCCTATTTCAGATTCTTCTTGAAACCACAAACGTCATCCCCTTCGTTCCAACTGTAGACGGTATGTTTTTGGTCGATAACCCCCTCAATCTGGTTAAAGCGAATCGTTTCAAGAAGTGCCCAATCTTGCTTGGAGCGACAAAAGACGATGGTAGTCTCGTCGCAGGGAGGGCCTTCATCAGACAGATAAACACAGACGAAGGGTACGCGAACAAAACCGAATTCCGTGACGCACTTGAGCGCTTCACCTATACGTATgtcaatgacgtcatcatcgatGCGATCATGCAGGAATACGTCGACTGGACTCTCGCAGACGATCCTCAAGCGAATTATTTTTACGACTATATTGCAGTCGAGACTGATGAGGCGTTCACTTGTCCGTCCGTAGACTTTGCAAGATATTACGCAGAAGACGGTCAGGATGTGTATCTTTATGACTTTACACATTTGCCCAATCAGACCGTGTGGACCAGCGATCTGGCCTCACCAGAGTGGAGAGGCGTGGCTCACGCTGAAGATTTACAGTTCATATTTGGATACCATTTTAATCCATCTTTGACTTTATGGGACAACATGCCCTTAGAAGAGGTGGAACTCACCGTTGATATCATGAGATATTATACCAACTTTGCAAAGACAGGGTAATAATGCCAAATTCCATGTTAACAACATTATGAATACTATAGTGTCCTCATTGCTTGTTGGCATACTATCTCAATATGTCCTTGTAAGCGACTATTTTACGAAGAAGGTGGTAGGTTCGAATGTCGACGAAGCCATAATTAAATCATTCATTGcttatattttgcttttatttaaCGAACCCCCTTATTATTCCTTAACTGTTCTCCATGTGGTAAGGAACAAATACAGAAAACACGGTGTCAAGTCTTAAATGCAATGACTTTACACGTCATCCGTGATAAGAGATTCTCCGATACTTGTAGGATAATTTCAAAAGATCTGAAAAATTTGTAAATCGAGAAgcttttatgtatttctttaaaagCCTCGGACAGCTACTTTaagatattgatatatattctTCTTTGTGTCTCTACAGAAATCCTAATTTAGAGACAGTTGGTGGGCAACCTAACACATCATCCAAAGCATGGCCAAAGTTTAGTCTTCCTGATCTAGACTACAAAATCCTCAACCCAGCCGTAGAGAACAGCCGAGGTTTGAAAGCAAGAGAGTGCAACTTTTGGAACAAATACCTACCAAGTCTTGTTATCCAGTCGAGTGAGTATGCAGATTGCTTTAAAATGCAGTATTTACAATGCAgtagagtttaaaaaaaatcagcattgTAGTCCAGTAGACGATCTCATAGGCCATCTACAAGAACTGGAAAAGTTGTtggtaaaaagatttttttaaattcgtgttctagatgggtattgaGATAAATTTAGTTTGattgccaccttggcaaccttgagcatttttttaattagccttattagcataatcatctaatcagcatatatatacatgtgatATGCTAATACTCTGAACCCAGAATGactgaaaacataaataatgcCATTTTCTAGGGGTTCCTGTTACGAGGAATCGATTCAtagttttaatttttatgtAATGCAATCATCgtaatcagcctaattagcataatgaacTAATTAGCATTAGTGTAATATATACGTATTTGTGTATGTCTATCCAGAAAACACCCAAAATGTAGATAATGCACCCTAATGGGTTTTTATGACTAGGAATTCATTCATGCCATTAAATCTCCCTTTTTAACTACGTCTTAAGTAAAATAATTAACATATTGCGTTTCTACCGAACTATTATAACGTTTCATTCAATCTTTGACAAGACATCGGGCAGAACAAGAGAAACATTTGACCAATCGTTCAGCTTAATAAAGTTTTATAGGAGTAAAATAATGCAACCCTTTATGATTCAAAGTTAGACGAAACTGCAGATATAGCATAtcgtatgttttttttcttccttataGCCAATGGATTTTTGTAAAATCATCTTATTAGGAATGAAAAGTGTGTTTATCATCActttatacagaaaaaaaattatcattttaatattcatgagaGATTTCTAGTTGCCTCCACGTTTACCAAATCAGTTGTTCTAAATGAATCCAATTTCGCCAATATTAAATGACATTCTCCTTTGTCGAATATGTGTGCGTATTTTTATCTTAGTCCCAAAGCACTATCCCGGGATTTCCACACTAAAGCAGATTATTTCGTTATTGAATTATGGCggaatccttaaaaaaaattgtaaatgagATTGCAAATCTcgtattattattaccattaataATAGTAACAACATCGTAATTGAATTATATCATTCTATATTgtttttgaaattatatttttcagtGGATTTGTCTGATCTTGAAGAAGAGTGGAGAGAAGATTACAATCGATGGAAAACAGAAGATATGGTGGAATGGCAAGCAGCTTTTGAGGACTATAAATCAAACACTCAACCTTGCAACTAGGAGTTGATGAAATATGCCATTAAAAACTTTATTATTGTTCAactatcatttgttttatttgat
It includes:
- the LOC121411249 gene encoding acetylcholinesterase-like — protein: MKNFNIFVHLASIFVALLVRDAIGQQPEVDIPDFGTIYGETIPFKSDYPAVDTHVNAYRGIPFAKNASHYRFMKPEPLESLEDGWLNATAYSSICWQLPEVLEGESQSEDCLYLNIWTPHPQPTNAPVMVWFHGGGFVIGSSSKASYEGHALCGYHGVILVNTNYRLNGFGFLSTGDDVLPGMYGMYDQLEALKWVNKHITAFGGDPDQVTIFGQSAGAGSVGLHLLAQESEQYFKRAILVSGTATSPWAVETDASKARDDAFGVGEAASCPDLSTSEALAQCLRDLPEKTLTFAIDRILLETTNVIPFVPTVDGMFLVDNPLNLVKANRFKKCPILLGATKDDGSLVAGRAFIRQINTDEGYANKTEFRDALERFTYTYVNDVIIDAIMQEYVDWTLADDPQANYFYDYIAVETDEAFTCPSVDFARYYAEDGQDVYLYDFTHLPNQTVWTSDLASPEWRGVAHAEDLQFIFGYHFNPSLTLWDNMPLEEVELTVDIMRYYTNFAKTGNPNLETVGGQPNTSSKAWPKFSLPDLDYKILNPAVENSRGLKARECNFWNKYLPSLVIQSMDLSDLEEEWREDYNRWKTEDMVEWQAAFEDYKSNTQPCN